Genomic segment of Erythrobacter sp. BLCC-B19:
CCGAAGATGCTGACCCAGACCAGCAGGCTCCACGATCCGAAGCTCCCCCGCGCGCCCTGCAGGGTCAGCAGATAGACCGCATAGAGCAGCCCCGCCGCGACCGAGAACAGGTCGCCGATCAGCGTTGCGTCGGAAATCTCCAGCGAGCGCCCCATCAGGATCGCCGCGCCCGCCAGCGCGAAGATAATCGCCAGCCACTCCAGCCGCCCCGGCAGCGTCCGGTGGACGATAAAGCCCCAGAACAGCAGCACGATCGACCCGGCATTGCCGAACAGCGTCGCATTGCCCAGCCGGGTCATGCCGATGCCGATGTGCCAGCTTGCCAGATCGAGCGCGAAAGTCACCGCCCCCAGCGCCACCAGTGCCAGCGTCGTCGCCGGCATTCCCGTCAGCGGTTGGCGGTTCGCCCGCGCCAGCAGCACCATGAAGGGCAGCGCGAGGAACAGCCGCCAGAACCCCGCCGCGACCGGGCCGGTATCGGCGAGCCGGACGAACCACGGGCCGATCGCCAGCGCCACGTTCCCCCCGAACAGCGCGAGGAACAGCAGCCATGCCGCCGGGCGCGGCGCTTCAGGCGCACCGGGCACGACAACTTCTTCTTGGGGCGCACCCTCATTTTCCATGCTTGCGCCCTAGCCTCGCGCCCCCCAATTGGATAGCCAATCGCAACTGGCCCACGAGGATTACCCACATATGCACGACGCTCTGTTCCAGCCGCTCCAGATGGGCGCGCTCCATGCCAAGAACCGCATCCACATGGCCCCGCTCACCCGTGGCCGCGCCGCCGAACCGATGTTCGTGCCGAACGAACTGATGGCGACCTATTACCGCCAGCGTGCAGGCGCAGGGATGATCCTCACCGAAGCGACCGGCATCAGCACCGAAGGTCTCGGCTGGCCGAGCGCGCCGGGCATCTGGAGCGACGAGCAGACCGAAGCATGGAAGGCCACCACCAAGGCGGTGCACGAAGAGGGCGGCCTCATCGTCATGCAGCTGTGGCACATGGGGCGGATCGTCCACCCCTATTTCCTCGGCGGCGAGCCGCCCTTCTCCGCCAGCGCCACCACCGCACCGGGCGAAGCCCACACGCCGACCGGCAAGTCGCCCTATGCCCAGGCCCGC
This window contains:
- a CDS encoding DMT family transporter — its product is MENEGAPQEEVVVPGAPEAPRPAAWLLFLALFGGNVALAIGPWFVRLADTGPVAAGFWRLFLALPFMVLLARANRQPLTGMPATTLALVALGAVTFALDLASWHIGIGMTRLGNATLFGNAGSIVLLFWGFIVHRTLPGRLEWLAIIFALAGAAILMGRSLEISDATLIGDLFSVAAGLLYAVYLLTLQGARGSFGSWSLLVWVSIFGAPVLLVIALALGEPVWPQAWGPIVGLFVLSQLVGQGLMVFALRYFPPLVVGLALLTQPAVASIYGWAAFGEVLSGMDIAGMVLVGAALAVARARA